The Arachis hypogaea cultivar Tifrunner chromosome 16, arahy.Tifrunner.gnm2.J5K5, whole genome shotgun sequence genome contains a region encoding:
- the LOC140179749 gene encoding uncharacterized protein At1g01500-like, protein MKMEGPYESSSCNGEVTNRTLQIIKYSPYKPCIKLSSPWFDLRVFYVRVSGFQVDESTPEFLSLNHIPLSPDTLLEVNGVRSSMYSDGVCSVLRRDRVDKKSEEAIFVSTDSIRLTGSIKFEVYDKELCILSGVLEMSNSNGFVGESRNNTKKWSMSCETQMNASSGFFKGKHVAAISELACPEIEVYVAGSFSGKPIILTKTLQLNCRKKHNRKCMLDAIPEYESTECKKDAADQGLDLQVSEYRSFKPEQEEDYNNLYWQRTAYLDGEDGELSWFNAGVRVGVGIGLGICVGVGIGVSLLVRSYQTTTRNFKRRFI, encoded by the exons ATGAAAATGGAAGGACCTTATGAATCATCATCTTGCAACGGAGAAGTCACCAACAGAACCCTTCAGATCATTAAGTATTCTCCCTATAAACCCTGCATAAAACTATCATCTCCGTGGTTCGATCTAAGAGTTTTTTATGTAAGGGTTAGTGGCTTTCAGGTGGATGAATCCACCCCAGAATTTTTATCTCTCAATCATATTCCTCTATCCCCTGACACCCTTTTAGAGGTTAATGGTGTTAGAAGCAGCATGTACTCTGATGGGGTGTGTTCGGTTCTCCGTAGAGACCGTGTCGATAAGAAATCCGAAGAAGCTATCTTTGTGAGCACAGATAGCATACGTTTGACGGGAAGCATAAAGTTCGAGGTCTATGATAAGGAGCTTTGCATTCTCTCTGGGGTTTTGGAGATGTCTAATAGCAATGGTTTTGTTGGTGAATCAAGGAACAACACAAAGAAATGGAGCATGAGTTGTGAAACACAGATGAATGCTAGCAGTGGATTCTTCAAGGGAAAACATGTTGCAGCTATTTCTGAATTAGCTTGTCCTGAGATTGAGGTTTATGTTGCTGGAAGCTTCTCTGGAAAACCAATAATCTTAACCAAGACACTGCAGCTCAATTGCAGGAAGAAGCATAATAGGAAGTGCATGTTGGATGCTATTCCAGAATATGAAAGTACTGAGTGTAAAAAAGATGCGGCTGATCAAGGACTCGATTTGCAG GTATCTGAATACAGAAGCTTCAAACCAGAACAAGAAGAGGATTACAACAACTTATATTGGCAAAGAACAGCATATTTAGATGGAGAAGATGGTGAACTATCATGGTTCAATGCTGGTGTTAGAGTTGGTGTTGGAATTGGTCTTGGAATCTGTGTAGGGGTTGGCATAGGTGTCAGCCTATTAGTTCGCTCATATCAAACAACTACAAGAAATTTCAAAAGGCGTTTCATATGA